Genomic DNA from Blastocatellia bacterium:
GGCAGCGTGATCTCGGCCAATCCCGCTCGCGGCCCCGACCCCATCCAGCGAATGTCGTTGGCGATCTTCATCAGGCTCACGGCGATGGTCTTAAGCTCACCCGAGGCTTCGACGCAGCCGTCGCGAGTGGCTTGAGCTTCAAAGTGATTTCGCGCTTCCCGGAAGGGCAGACCCGTCTCCTCGGCAATGTAGCCGATGGCGCGGGCGGCGAACGGAGGACGCCGATTGATGCCCGTACCCACCGCGGTACCGCCCAGGGCCAGCTCCAGCAGGACATCGCGCGCATGAGTCGCCCGCTCGATCCCTTTGGCGATTTGCTCAGCATAGCCGCTGAATTCCTGACCCAACCGAATGGGCGTGGCATCCATCAGATGCGTGCGCCCCGTCTTCAAAATGGGATCGAACTCGACGGCTTTGGCCGCCAGCGCCCGGTGCAGATGCTCCAGCGCCGGAATCAGATCTTCGGTGAGGGCCATCGCTGCCGCTATGTTGATCGCCGTGGGAATGACATCATTGGATGATTGCGACATATTGACGTGATCGTTTGGGTGAACGGCTTTGCTTCCCCGGGGCAAACCCAGAATCTCGGCGGCGCGATTGGCAATCACCTCATTGGCATTCATATTGGTGGATGTGCCGCTGCCGGTTTGAAAGATGTCCACGGGAAAGTGATCATCCCAGCGACCATCTCTCACTTCGGTCGCGGCCTCGACGATGGCATTACCGATCTTCGGATCCAGGTCGCCGGCATCCATATTGGCGCGGGCACAGGCGCGTTTGATGACCCCGAGAGCCCAGATGAAGCGTCGGGGAAACCTCAGACCGCTGATGGGAAAATTCTCCACCGCCCGTGCCGTTTGCGCTCCATAGTAGGCGGTTGCCGGAACCCGCATCTCTCCCAGCGAGTCGCGTTCGATACGGTAGTCTGACATCTTCGCTCACCTCCCCTGAAAAATGTGTTTCCTTGTGGTGCGGGCTTTCGAGCCCGCGCATCTCTCGCGGACTGGAAAGCTTCGCTACAGTGCAGAAAGTCTGCACTACGTCGCAGACTCTTGTGGCGCGGGCTTTCCAGCCTGCGCATCTCTCGCGGACTGGAAAGTCCGCGCTGCTTCTCCCTTCTGCCGGGCGAGGATTTCCACGGTTCGGAGCCAATCTTTGTACGCCTCATAGCGATTGGCGCGCTCGGGCGTGAGGTTCCGATCCGTGTTGTCCTCCCAGCGCCGAACCAGGAGCAGCGGTTCGTAGATGCGCCCCACCTCGTAGTGACGGCTGAGGCGCAAACAGACGGCATAATCTTCGCCGAAACTCACATTGGGGAAGCCGACGCGCCGCAGCAGGGGAACGTAAAAGGCGCGGGGCGCTCCGAATCCCGAAACGCGCAAGGCATTGTTGCGCCCGTTGTCCGGCGTCCACTCCCGATGATCCACCACTCCCGGCGGAATCGGTTCGCCGTCAAAATTGACGGTTCGATACGAACCGATCACCAGGGCATAGCGCGGGGCCCGCGAGCGAGCCTCCTCCGGCGCGGCCGGTGGCGCCTCGGGCGCATAAAAGGCGGCGATGATCTTCTGGAGAACATCGGCATCGGCATAAAGATCATCGGAATCAAGCTGAACGGCAAACAGCCCGCACGACGGAGAGAAAATCGCTTCGTTCCAGCATCCGCCGATGCCCAAATCCCGCCGCGAGGGAATACGGTGAAGGAGCCGATCATCCTCGCGCCTCATCTGCTCGATGATCTCGCTCGTTCCATCGGTGGAAAAGTTATCCACCACGATCACGTTGAAGGAGAAAGTCGTTCTCTGTGCGAGGGCGCTTCGAAGGGCATCTCCGATTGTGCGCGCGCGATTGCGAACGGGAATGACCACGCTGGCCAGGACGGGAAAATCATGCTCCGGCAGCGGAATCGGAGCGAACACGGGTTCCAGATAGGCTCCGATGCGTCGGAGATGGGCCGTGGCGATCTCTTCCATCTCCTGCTCGTAGGCGCGATTCTCCGGTTTCACGTAAGCGAACAGAGGGTCCTCCGGTGCGTCGGTTGGCTCGGCATCAGAAGCGACGGTCAGTCGAGGCCAGCAAAGGGAGAGCGGCTCCGGCACGTGAACAATCGGGGCATGAGAGGATATTTTCAGCCGGAGATCATAGAGCCCGCCCCATCGCCAGCGGGGATCCACCGGTCCCAAAGCCGCGCGTACCGCGTGAACAACGCGTCGGGACAGGACCATCACCGGGCCGAAGTCGAACGTGTCCCGCAGGCTCCCCGGCTGATACTCGATCAGCCGACGCTCCTGAAGCCGGCCCCCTTCGTGTTGCCAGAAGTCCGCGTAGACGATGCCCGCTCCCGTGTCGTCGGCAACGTCCAGAAGTCTCTCCAGCGACCGATCGCTTACCTCGACGAGCCCGCGACCGAGCAGGAGCACGAGATAGTCGCTCGTCCACAGCTCCAGCAATCGGTTCACTGCCTCCGCCGAGAAAAACTCCCCGCACCGGATAAATCGAAGAGGGTCCTGTTGACCTCCGCCGGCCCGATCGGCCAGCATTTCCCGCCGAACGAAATGAGTCATCGCCGCCCGCTCCTCATCGGAGACCTCCTCCCGGTGAAAGAGAATGAGATCGGTCACCGAGGGGGATCGCGGAAGCAGATCGAGTTGCTGACGAAAGGCCGTCAGATTCTCGTAGACGAAAGCCAGCGTGAGCGTCCTCATCGAGAGAAGTCCGTCGTCAGAGCCAGGGATTCCAATCGAGGATAGGCCCGGATCAGCGGTTCGGGCACCGGCACGGCCGTCCCCTCGATGTCGGCTTTGAGTTCCAGGGCGTTCACCACGCCCTTGCCCTGATAGTGGTTGTTGGTGATGACGTAGACATCGGCGGCTGTCTGAGCAATGGCCCGGATGTTCTCGATCCAGGGCTTCAGTTCTTCATGCGAGTAGAGATAATCGTAGCGGGCAGCCGCCGTCGCGCTCTCGCTGAACCAGTTGTCGTAATTGCGCCCGTGAAGCCGGACGTAGCCGACCGGCGCGGTCACCCGTCGCGTCGGACCGAGCGACCGTCGAAAGACCGGTTGATCAATATTGCAAAAACCCACGTTGTGCTCCCGAAAGAACTCGTAGACCGATTCCACATTCCACGAGGCGTGACGCACTTCCACGACCAGCGGATACTCGGCGAACCGCCGCACCAGTTCGCTGATATACTCGCGGGCGTCGGGCGTGTTCTTGAATGACCAGGGAAATTGAAGGAGCACGGCTCCCAACTTGCCCGCTTCGACCAGGGGCTCCATTCCCCGTTTGAAACTCGCCTCGTCCTCCGGCGTGGGCGTTCGCTCGTGCGTGAATTTTCGATAGAGTTTGGCGGTGAACTTGAATCGGGGATTCTCTCCGACCCGCGCCACCCACCGGCGCGTCATGGCCGTCGTCGGAGGACGGTAAAAACTGCTGTTGATTTCAATCGTGTCGAAGTAGCGGGCGAGGTACTCCAGCGGATCGAATCCCCGGGGAGCCGGATGAGGATAGACGCGTCCCCACCAGTCATCGTAAGACCATCCGGCTGGTCCGATCCGAATCATGACGTGCGACGATGTCCTCCGGGTCATCCGATCATCGGGCCGTCACGGCTCCGCCAGGAAATAGGAGATGATCCGCAGAATCCCGGGGATCTCGTACGGATGATACCCGCGCAACAATTCCAGCTCCCCGCCGGGAGCTTCGCGATAGGGGATGCGCTTGCTCCGGAGATAGGACTTCAACCGCTCGACGCGCGCCTCCGGGCAGTCCTGAAGATCGAGCAGGATGGTCTGCTCTCCGCTCTGGAGCTGTCGAAACGAAACGCGATAGGGCTGCGGCGTTTGTCCTTCCATCGTCACCGCACACTCCTTTCGGGCGCGCGTTGCTGTTGCGCGAAGCGCTTGCCGGGAGCCGAATCGCCGAGACCATCAACTGATGACATATCCGCTCAGAATGAGCGCTGATCCGATGGCATTGTAGAGGAAATGGGCGACAACGCACGGGAGCAACTGACCGGTATAGGAACGAATCACCGTGAGCGCGAAGCTCAAAACCGTCACGGCCATGAGGATGAGAAGGCTGCCCGCATACTGGGGAAAGTGAACGACCGCGAACATCGCCGTCACGATGAGGATGGCGCGAACCCGCCCCAGGCGATGATGGAGCGCAGGATAGAGGATTCCTCGATAGACGAGTTCTTCCACCAAAGGAGCCGTGAGCACGGCCACCAGAGCAATCGCGATGCGAACGTCCTGCCCGGTTTGAAGCAGCTTATCGAAGTCGGTCTCCCCGTGAGGGACGACGAGCGAGAGGAGATAGAGGATCAGATAGAGGCCACCGATGAGCGCCAGGACATGTCGCAATCGGAAGCGCGGGTGCCAGCGCCAGCCCAGCGTGTGAAAGAACGGCCGCTTCGCTCCCGATGTGACGACCATATAACCGACGAGTAACGTCAGCAGGTGAGTGACAAACAGCATCCCGATTTGAACGATCAGGGCGCGAGGATTACTGATCAAATCGGGACTGAACGGGTTCACTCCCGCTTTGTGCGCCCACACGAGAACGCCGAACGCTGGAACAATCGAAAGAGTCAACGTGAAAAAGACCCACACGCCGATGGCTGCCGCCAGATTCCAGGGCGGAGGGGAGGCCGCGACGGGGGAAGATCCACCTCCGGTCGGCGCCTGGCTCTGACAACTGGCACAGAGAGAGGTGAGGCCCGAGCGCTCATCATCGGTCAGGACGTGACCACAGCAAAGGCAGGTATGAGTCAGTTCGGTGCTCATCCGTCAGATGTCCTTCGCAGTCCGAGGCCGCGCGTCCGTTTTTTTGCTGGTGTTGATCGGTTCGGTGTTCATTCCTGGAGTTTTCCTTTCACGGGCGCTCCACCAGCAGGGCCAGGCCCATTCCCCCGCTGACGCAGAGCGTGGCCAGGCCCCGAACGGCCTTCCGTCGCGCCATTTCATAAAGCAGCGTGACAACGATCCGCGCTCCGCTGCAACCGATGGGATGGCCCAGAGCAATCGCCCCCCCATTGACATTCAATCGTTCGTGATCGAAATGAAGCTCACGATCACAGGCCAGCA
This window encodes:
- a CDS encoding class II fumarate hydratase, which encodes MSDYRIERDSLGEMRVPATAYYGAQTARAVENFPISGLRFPRRFIWALGVIKRACARANMDAGDLDPKIGNAIVEAATEVRDGRWDDHFPVDIFQTGSGTSTNMNANEVIANRAAEILGLPRGSKAVHPNDHVNMSQSSNDVIPTAINIAAAMALTEDLIPALEHLHRALAAKAVEFDPILKTGRTHLMDATPIRLGQEFSGYAEQIAKGIERATHARDVLLELALGGTAVGTGINRRPPFAARAIGYIAEETGLPFREARNHFEAQATRDGCVEASGELKTIAVSLMKIANDIRWMGSGPRAGLAEITLPATQPGSSIMPGKINPVICEAVTMVAAQVIGYDATISLCGMMGNFELNVMMPVLAYDLLEGIRLLASASRVFTDKCIVGITANVERCQETLERNLSTVTALVPRIGYDKAAEIAKAAYASNRTIREIAREWNVLSPEELDALLDYRKMTEPGDLGQAGG
- a CDS encoding glycosyltransferase family 2 protein; translated protein: MRTLTLAFVYENLTAFRQQLDLLPRSPSVTDLILFHREEVSDEERAAMTHFVRREMLADRAGGGQQDPLRFIRCGEFFSAEAVNRLLELWTSDYLVLLLGRGLVEVSDRSLERLLDVADDTGAGIVYADFWQHEGGRLQERRLIEYQPGSLRDTFDFGPVMVLSRRVVHAVRAALGPVDPRWRWGGLYDLRLKISSHAPIVHVPEPLSLCWPRLTVASDAEPTDAPEDPLFAYVKPENRAYEQEMEEIATAHLRRIGAYLEPVFAPIPLPEHDFPVLASVVIPVRNRARTIGDALRSALAQRTTFSFNVIVVDNFSTDGTSEIIEQMRREDDRLLHRIPSRRDLGIGGCWNEAIFSPSCGLFAVQLDSDDLYADADVLQKIIAAFYAPEAPPAAPEEARSRAPRYALVIGSYRTVNFDGEPIPPGVVDHREWTPDNGRNNALRVSGFGAPRAFYVPLLRRVGFPNVSFGEDYAVCLRLSRHYEVGRIYEPLLLVRRWEDNTDRNLTPERANRYEAYKDWLRTVEILARQKGEAARTFQSARDAQAGKPAPQESAT
- a CDS encoding DUF72 domain-containing protein, which translates into the protein MIRIGPAGWSYDDWWGRVYPHPAPRGFDPLEYLARYFDTIEINSSFYRPPTTAMTRRWVARVGENPRFKFTAKLYRKFTHERTPTPEDEASFKRGMEPLVEAGKLGAVLLQFPWSFKNTPDAREYISELVRRFAEYPLVVEVRHASWNVESVYEFFREHNVGFCNIDQPVFRRSLGPTRRVTAPVGYVRLHGRNYDNWFSESATAAARYDYLYSHEELKPWIENIRAIAQTAADVYVITNNHYQGKGVVNALELKADIEGTAVPVPEPLIRAYPRLESLALTTDFSR
- a CDS encoding CPBP family intramembrane glutamic endopeptidase; this encodes MSTELTHTCLCCGHVLTDDERSGLTSLCASCQSQAPTGGGSSPVAASPPPWNLAAAIGVWVFFTLTLSIVPAFGVLVWAHKAGVNPFSPDLISNPRALIVQIGMLFVTHLLTLLVGYMVVTSGAKRPFFHTLGWRWHPRFRLRHVLALIGGLYLILYLLSLVVPHGETDFDKLLQTGQDVRIAIALVAVLTAPLVEELVYRGILYPALHHRLGRVRAILIVTAMFAVVHFPQYAGSLLILMAVTVLSFALTVIRSYTGQLLPCVVAHFLYNAIGSALILSGYVIS